GGCCGCCCTGATGCGCTCAAGCCAAAAGCAGCAGTTTCCTGGAGCACAGGAAAAGATTCCGCATACGCACTTCTCAGGACACTGGCTGAGGGAAAGTATGACGTTATAGCCCTCCTCACAACAGTTACCACGACGTACAACAGGGTAAGCATGCATGGCGTACGCCAAGATCTTCTGCTAGAACAGGCACGCAGGATAGGTTTGCCGGTGGTTGAAGCCAAGATACCGTCCAAGAGTGACAATGCTACGTATGAGGCAAGCATGGCAAATGCAACACAAGAACTGAGAGGTATGGGAGTTACACACATTATCTTCGGTGACATATTCCTGCAAGATGTCAGAGATTACCGTGAATCTAAAATGAGAGGGACCGGAATCGAGCCCGTATTTCCGCTCTGGGGAAATAATACTAAATCACTGGCAGAGGAGATCATTTCCTCCGGAATAAAAGCCAGGATAGTGAGTCTTGACCCTACCAAACTTGATAGAAAGTTTGGCGGATCAGAATTTGACATGGATTTTTTGCGAACTATACCTAAAGAAGTGGATCCCTGTGGAGAAAAGGGAGAATTCCATACCCTTGTATATGATGCTCCATTTTTCAGACTTCCGATACCGGTAACAAATGGGGACTCCGTGGACAGGGAAGGTTTCTATTTTACCGATGTAACCGTTGTGGCCAGATAGCCCCATAGGTACGCAATTTCAAGCATGGACAGGAGTGCTTCAGGCAGTGCTGGCAAAGAACGATGCCAGGAGAAGGAGATATCGAGACTAACACAATAATTGGTGATGAGATAAGCCTATACCTTTATATTCATTACACACCAATGGATGCTGGCATTAGCAGTGATACATCTGCCAGTCCAAGCCGAACGCTCAAGCTGCTTGGCGTCAACGCCGATACTGGCCTCTCACAACATGAAGCTGAGTCCAGATTAAAACTGTATGGTCAGAATTCACTCCCGGCGTCTGAAAAAGAGGGTATTTTCCGTATTTTCCTTAAACAGGTGAGGGACCCATTTATCCTCATATTGATAATAATTGGGTTGATTTACCTGCTTATTGGGACTCCAGTTGAGTCTATTTCTGTAATAATCATAGTATTCATCGTACTGTCGATAGAGATATATAACGTTTACAAAGCAAGAATTTCCCTACTTGCCTTAAGATCACTGGTGTCTCCAAAAGCTTGGGTACTTCGGGGTGGTTCCGCTGTGGAGATTCCTGTCACCCGTATAGTACCTGGAGATGTTGTGCTCATTCATGCGGGTGAGAGGATACCTGCAGACGGGATCATATTAGAATGCTTTGGCCTTGATGTAGACGAATCCTCCCTCACAGGAGAGTCTGTACCTGTCAGCAAACTGGCATTTACGGGACATGAGAATGTATCAGGTGATTCCAGTTCATACATGATCATCTCTGGAACACTTGTGGTTCAGGGAAGTGGTAAATTCGCCATAGTGTCGACTGGTGCGAGGACTGAACTGGGAAAAGTCTCAGCGTCTGTAAAGAATGAGGTTGAGCCAAAAACGCAACTGGAAATTTCCCTTGGCACCGCATCCAAATTTCTCTTGGGAATTGCTCTCTTCTTCAGTGTCCTGGTGCCTCTCATAGGCATTCTCCATGGGAATCCACTTAATCAAATGATTCTGACTGGATTGTCAATGGCTTTCGCAACTGTTCCTGAAGAATTACCAATATTGATTACCATTACACTGGCCATAGGTGCATATGCTCTTTCGAAGAAACGGGCAATTGTGAAAGGCTTGAAGGCAGCTCAGACACTAGGCACTGTCACGATCATTGCTACAGACAAGACCGGTACACTGACCGAGAACCAGATGAGCGTGGGGCATATAATGCAAGGTGAGGAACTGTATGATGCGAATCATGCTGTCGGTGATAATTTACTGATCGCTGCCTTACTCGCCACAGGATCACTAACAACTGATAGCAAGATATCTGGTATCTACAGAGAACCCATGGAGATAGCCATATCTAATTATACAAGACATCATGGGATTAATCTGGAAAACGTTCGCAATGAATTTGTTCCAGTGAATGAATTTGCTTTTGATGCTTCAAGGAGGCTTGCGTCCTACATTTATAAAACTCCATTGGGCACGCGATCTTCACCAGTGGCGCTCCTGAAGCAGTACTTGAAAGATGCACAAAATACTCTACAAATGGTGGTGAAGCTGAAATGGATATGTCTGAAGGGTACAGGGATTTTGTCCTTGAGTCCGCCAGACAAATGGCAAAGTTGGGAGAAAGAACCATTGCTGTATCTTATTCCAGATCTTACTCCATAACCAATGACAGAAATAAAGCTGAGAATTGTCTGGTATTCATTGGTTTGTTCAGTTTTATCGACCCTCCAAGAAAAGGGGTGAAAGAAGCGATAAAAATGTGTCAGAGCTCCGGAATTCGAGTTATAATGTTGACGGGGGACCATCCTGATACTGCAGCGGCCATTGGAAGAATGGTTGGGATTAATGAAACCGGTGATATACTGACTGGCGAGATGATAAGATCAATGAATGATGCTGAACTGGTAAAAAGTGTTCAGAACCATCTAATTTTTTCCAGAATAACGCATGGAGAAAAATTGAGAATTGTCAGGACACTTCAGAGTCTTGGAGAAATTATTGCTGTAACGGGTGATGGGGTAAATGATACCCCAGCGCTCAAGGCGGCCGAAATAGGGATAGCCATGGGGATCAGGGGGACTGATGCAGCAAAAGAGGCTGCGGACATGATCATTGAAGATGATGATTTCCAGACTATTGCTGATGCCGTGTTTGAGGGAAGAAGGATGCAATACACCTTGAGGAAAGGCATCAGATATTACATAACAGTCAAGCTTTCGCTAATTTCTATTCTCCTTGTCCCTATCATACTCATAATACCTTTTCCGTTCCTTCCCATTCAGATTATAATTATGGAACTTTTCATGGACGTAGGGGCACTGTGGGGATTCCTCTACGAGAAGGAAGAAGCTGGAGTTGTGCAGAAACGTCCGCCCGGAAAGAGATCGAGCTTTATTACGATGGAAATGTTGCGTTCAATCGTGACTGGGACAATCGGGATTTTTGCCGCTGTTTCTTTCGTATACCTGTACCTGTTTTATGTTAATCATAACTTGTCGCAAGCGCAAATGGGAGCATTCGTAACGTGGTCACTTTCACAGTTGGTCTTGGCCCAGAACCTGAGGACCGAGTTTCAGCCCGTGATTAAAAAGGGTTTCTTTTCCAATCCAATTATACTTGCATGGGGCATTATAATAGCGGGCATTCTTCTAACCGTAGATATTTATGCGCCACTTCACTCGATTGTAGACACCTCATCACTCGGGATAGCTGAGTGGTTGTTGATAATAGCCGCAGCAATAATGTCAAGTTCTTGGATGGAAATTATAAAATTTTTCAGAAAAGATCACAAAGTAGGACACGCTGGCGAGGCTGATTCCTGAAGAATATCTGGCTGTAGCTGCAAAAATAGATTAATCGCGACGTGCCTAGGTTTGTCGAAATGGCACATTTTCAAAATTATGCACCTAATGAATCGATCAGATCGGAAGTCGTCAAATGGATCCTTTGAGTGTGAAATTTAAGCCCAAACAGGTAGACTTGTCACTAGTTAGTGTCGAAGAAACGGTGACCAAGAAATTAATATGCAGGGGATGGGATTTGAACCCACGTATCCCTACGGAACCAGACCCTCAATCTGGCGCCTTTGACCAATCTCGACAACCCCTGCAGGTTTCCCTTTATTCTCTCTGTTTATATCTATATTTCTCAAAAATCTGTGGGTTCTGATAAATGGCAGACGTTTCAAGGCCTTCGCCGCACAGGAAGAGACCTTAGTGTTGAACCGATCGCGTTTACGCGCTGAGAAAGCATATTATATTGAGACGGTATTTTTTTCCTGTTGAACAAGAGATTCATCCTAACTATAGATGAAGGCACTTCCAAGTGCAAGACTGCCCTATGGGACAGCGAGGGAAAAATGTTCGGGTTCACTGCGAGGGAGATACCCTCTACTTATCCCCGGCCTGGCGAAATGGAACAGGACCCAATGACTATCATTGATGCGGTAAAGATTTGCACGAGAGAGACCCTGGCTAAATCCGGACATGGAATTGAAGAAGTTGAGGGGATAGGTATAACCAACCAGAGAGAAACCACTGTAATGTGGGACAGGCGCACAGGCGCGCCGATCTACAATGCTATTGTGTGGCAAGATAGAAGGGGGGAAATTGCTATCAGGAAACTTGATAAGGAAGAGAGTACGTTTATAAAGAATGTTTCCGGACTCATTCCAGATCCTTATTTCTCGGTATCTAAGATAAAATGGATTCTAGATAATAGGTTGAAATCACGCAATATAGAGAATGTTGCTTTCGGGACTGTCGACTCATGGTTAATCTGGAACCTGAGCAGCAATCATGTTCACATAAGTGATTCATCAAATGCCTCAAGAACAATGATTTACGATATCAGACACAATGAATGGTCCCAGGAACTGCTGAATTTATTTCACGTTCCGGAATCCATACTGCCGAATATTGTTGATTCCGCTTCGCCCGAACTCGCCACCATAAGTGAATTTGGCACTGAGATCCCCCTCAGGTCAATTGCGGGGGACCAGCAGGCTTCACTTTTCGGTCACGGAGCGTTTAACCCTGGAGAAGTAAAGTGTACCTATGGCACGGGATCCTTTGT
The genomic region above belongs to Thermoplasmataceae archaeon and contains:
- a CDS encoding diphthine--ammonia ligase; translated protein: MVGRPDALKPKAAVSWSTGKDSAYALLRTLAEGKYDVIALLTTVTTTYNRVSMHGVRQDLLLEQARRIGLPVVEAKIPSKSDNATYEASMANATQELRGMGVTHIIFGDIFLQDVRDYRESKMRGTGIEPVFPLWGNNTKSLAEEIISSGIKARIVSLDPTKLDRKFGGSEFDMDFLRTIPKEVDPCGEKGEFHTLVYDAPFFRLPIPVTNGDSVDREGFYFTDVTVVAR
- the glpK gene encoding glycerol kinase GlpK, coding for MNKRFILTIDEGTSKCKTALWDSEGKMFGFTAREIPSTYPRPGEMEQDPMTIIDAVKICTRETLAKSGHGIEEVEGIGITNQRETTVMWDRRTGAPIYNAIVWQDRRGEIAIRKLDKEESTFIKNVSGLIPDPYFSVSKIKWILDNRLKSRNIENVAFGTVDSWLIWNLSSNHVHISDSSNASRTMIYDIRHNEWSQELLNLFHVPESILPNIVDSASPELATISEFGTEIPLRSIAGDQQASLFGHGAFNPGEVKCTYGTGSFVLMNSGHKIDMKQNLLTSVGWKFEGDSSEFCVEGSVFNTGSVVQWIRDGLKLIGTIGESEDAARMAPRDHGLIFVPALAGLGAPFWHPSAKGTIFGITAKTTPRDIIRSALESIAFRIRDIYEEMTLDKGRTIDGLRVDGGPTMNNFLMQFQADILGLKIYRSENSEITSAGVAFMAGIVSDWWSRKEVNELKKYEKPFVPEITSEYADKLYSTWRKSIKSVINHY
- a CDS encoding HAD-IC family P-type ATPase, translating into MPGEGDIETNTIIGDEISLYLYIHYTPMDAGISSDTSASPSRTLKLLGVNADTGLSQHEAESRLKLYGQNSLPASEKEGIFRIFLKQVRDPFILILIIIGLIYLLIGTPVESISVIIIVFIVLSIEIYNVYKARISLLALRSLVSPKAWVLRGGSAVEIPVTRIVPGDVVLIHAGERIPADGIILECFGLDVDESSLTGESVPVSKLAFTGHENVSGDSSSYMIISGTLVVQGSGKFAIVSTGARTELGKVSASVKNEVEPKTQLEISLGTASKFLLGIALFFSVLVPLIGILHGNPLNQMILTGLSMAFATVPEELPILITITLAIGAYALSKKRAIVKGLKAAQTLGTVTIIATDKTGTLTENQMSVGHIMQGEELYDANHAVGDNLLIAALLATGSLTTDSKISGIYREPMEIAISNYTRHHGINLENVRNEFVPVNEFAFDASRRLASYIYKTPLGTRSSPVALLKQYLKDAQNTLQMVVKLKWICLKGTGILSLSPPDKWQSWEKEPLLYLIPDLTP
- a CDS encoding HAD-IC family P-type ATPase, producing the protein MDMSEGYRDFVLESARQMAKLGERTIAVSYSRSYSITNDRNKAENCLVFIGLFSFIDPPRKGVKEAIKMCQSSGIRVIMLTGDHPDTAAAIGRMVGINETGDILTGEMIRSMNDAELVKSVQNHLIFSRITHGEKLRIVRTLQSLGEIIAVTGDGVNDTPALKAAEIGIAMGIRGTDAAKEAADMIIEDDDFQTIADAVFEGRRMQYTLRKGIRYYITVKLSLISILLVPIILIIPFPFLPIQIIIMELFMDVGALWGFLYEKEEAGVVQKRPPGKRSSFITMEMLRSIVTGTIGIFAAVSFVYLYLFYVNHNLSQAQMGAFVTWSLSQLVLAQNLRTEFQPVIKKGFFSNPIILAWGIIIAGILLTVDIYAPLHSIVDTSSLGIAEWLLIIAAAIMSSSWMEIIKFFRKDHKVGHAGEADS